The following coding sequences lie in one Rhizobium rhododendri genomic window:
- a CDS encoding CatB-related O-acetyltransferase: MPLLDANAINPITLPDGTLYRDTVYLKNVVSHPRMEIGEYSYFTHSGKPEDTAEILAPYLGHSVREKLIIGKFVQIARGAYFITSSANHPMAGLTTYPFRIFSPETFGYKDLPVKDTVVGHDVWIGHNAAIMPGVHIGAGAIIAAASVVVRDVPPYAVVGGNPAAVIRMRYPEEVISALLDIAWWDWPVEKIEANLVALENGDLDALKTA, from the coding sequence ATGCCTCTTCTCGATGCGAATGCAATCAATCCCATCACTCTGCCTGACGGAACTTTGTATCGCGATACTGTCTATCTTAAAAACGTTGTCAGCCATCCGCGCATGGAGATCGGCGAGTACAGCTATTTTACGCACTCCGGCAAGCCTGAAGACACTGCCGAAATACTTGCTCCCTACCTCGGGCATAGCGTCCGCGAGAAGCTGATCATCGGCAAGTTTGTCCAGATCGCGAGAGGTGCCTATTTTATCACCAGTTCAGCCAACCATCCGATGGCGGGCCTCACAACCTATCCATTCCGTATCTTTAGCCCCGAGACCTTCGGATACAAAGATCTGCCGGTGAAGGATACCGTTGTCGGGCATGACGTATGGATCGGCCATAATGCTGCTATCATGCCGGGTGTGCACATCGGCGCTGGAGCGATCATCGCTGCTGCGTCCGTGGTCGTTCGAGACGTTCCACCTTACGCCGTTGTAGGAGGAAACCCTGCCGCGGTCATTCGGATGCGATACCCCGAAGAAGTCATCAGCGCGCTTCTGGATATTGCGTGGTGGGATTGGCCGGTCGAAAAAATCGAAGCGAACTTGGTCGCGCTCGAAAATGGCGACCTCGATGCTCTAAAAACTGCTTGA
- the ppdK gene encoding pyruvate, phosphate dikinase: MVKWVYTFGDGKAEGRAGDPELLGGKGANLAEMCNLGLPVPPGLTIIADACCLYLGNGRNFPDEMKREVMAGLAQMEAIAGRRFGGAERPLLVSVRSGARASMPGMMDTVLNLGLNDEAVEALAIDSSDPRFAWDSYRRFIQMYADVVMGIDNEVFEEILEDEKGRLGHEFDTDLTAGEWQAVVVRYKAVIEEDFGKTFPQNPHDQLWGAVGAVFASWMNPRAATYRLLHNIPEAWGTAVTIQAMVFGNLGDESATGVAFTRNPSTGDKELYGEFLVKAQGEDVVAGIRTPQSLTEAGRIASGSDRPSMEKLMPAAFASFSRICAELEAHYRDMQDIEFTVERGKLWMLQTRVAKRTTQAAMKVAVDMVAEGIISEDEAVIRIDPSTLDQLLHPTIDPRVYREVIGNGLPASPGAATGAIVFSADEAVAARAEGRKVILVRVETSPEDIHGMHAAEGILTTRGGMTSHAAVVARGMGIPCVVGAGNLRLDVRNERLIAAGMSFGRGDIITIDGSAGHVVKGAVPMTQPALSGDFARIMAWADGTRRMTVRTNADTPADARAARAFGAEGIGLCRTEHMFFEGDRIHVMREMILAENEAGRRTALDKLLPMQRSDFTELFAIMHGLPVTIRLLDPPLHEFLPKTDAEIAEVAAAMNISPVFLRQRVDALHEFNPMLGHRGCRLAISHPEIVEMQARAIFEAAVAAARATGAAVVPEIMVPLVGLKSELDYVKACIDAVAAAVMGEAGMSIDYLVGTMIELPRAALRAHVIAEAAEFFSFGTNDLTQTTFGMSRDDAAAFIPTYQRKGIIERDPFISLDFDGVGELIQIATERGRRTRGDIKLGICGEHGGDPASIHFCESIDLDYVSCSPFRVPIARLAAAQATIKGRK; this comes from the coding sequence ATGGTCAAGTGGGTTTACACATTCGGCGACGGCAAGGCGGAAGGCCGGGCCGGCGATCCCGAGCTTCTGGGCGGCAAGGGTGCCAATCTGGCGGAAATGTGCAACCTCGGCCTGCCTGTGCCGCCGGGGCTCACCATCATTGCCGATGCCTGCTGCCTGTACCTCGGCAATGGCCGCAATTTTCCTGACGAGATGAAGCGCGAGGTCATGGCGGGCCTTGCACAGATGGAGGCGATTGCCGGGCGACGGTTTGGCGGCGCCGAGCGTCCGCTCTTGGTGTCGGTGCGCTCCGGTGCCCGCGCCTCCATGCCAGGCATGATGGATACCGTGCTCAATCTCGGCCTCAACGACGAGGCAGTCGAGGCGCTGGCAATCGATTCCAGCGATCCGCGCTTTGCCTGGGACAGCTATCGCCGCTTCATCCAGATGTATGCCGATGTCGTCATGGGCATCGACAATGAGGTTTTCGAGGAAATCCTCGAGGACGAGAAGGGCCGGCTCGGTCACGAATTCGATACCGATCTGACAGCCGGCGAGTGGCAGGCGGTGGTCGTCCGCTACAAGGCCGTCATCGAGGAGGATTTCGGCAAGACCTTTCCGCAGAATCCGCATGACCAGCTCTGGGGTGCGGTCGGCGCCGTCTTTGCCAGCTGGATGAACCCGCGCGCCGCCACCTATCGGCTGCTGCACAATATTCCGGAAGCCTGGGGCACCGCCGTCACCATCCAGGCGATGGTGTTCGGCAATCTCGGCGACGAATCGGCAACCGGCGTCGCCTTCACGCGCAATCCGTCCACCGGCGACAAGGAGCTCTACGGCGAATTCCTGGTCAAGGCGCAAGGCGAGGATGTGGTCGCCGGCATCCGCACGCCGCAGAGCCTCACCGAGGCTGGCCGCATCGCCTCCGGCTCCGACCGCCCGTCGATGGAAAAGCTGATGCCGGCAGCCTTCGCCAGCTTCAGCCGCATCTGCGCCGAGCTCGAGGCTCATTACCGCGACATGCAGGACATCGAATTCACCGTCGAGCGCGGCAAGCTTTGGATGCTGCAGACCCGCGTCGCCAAGCGCACGACGCAGGCGGCGATGAAGGTCGCCGTCGATATGGTCGCGGAGGGCATCATCAGCGAGGACGAGGCCGTTATCCGCATCGATCCCTCGACGCTCGACCAGCTGTTGCATCCGACCATCGATCCGCGCGTCTATCGCGAAGTCATCGGCAACGGCCTGCCGGCATCGCCCGGCGCTGCCACCGGCGCTATCGTCTTTTCCGCCGATGAAGCGGTGGCTGCAAGGGCGGAAGGCCGCAAGGTCATCCTCGTGCGCGTCGAGACCAGCCCGGAAGATATCCACGGCATGCACGCGGCAGAGGGCATCCTCACCACGCGCGGCGGCATGACCAGCCATGCGGCCGTGGTGGCGCGGGGCATGGGAATCCCTTGCGTCGTCGGCGCCGGCAATCTCCGCCTCGATGTCCGCAACGAGCGGCTGATCGCCGCCGGCATGTCGTTCGGACGTGGCGACATCATCACCATCGACGGTTCGGCTGGTCACGTCGTCAAGGGCGCGGTGCCTATGACCCAGCCGGCTCTCTCTGGCGATTTCGCCCGCATCATGGCCTGGGCCGACGGAACACGTCGCATGACGGTGCGCACCAATGCCGACACGCCGGCCGATGCGCGCGCCGCACGGGCGTTCGGCGCCGAAGGCATAGGCCTTTGCCGCACCGAGCACATGTTCTTCGAGGGCGACCGGATCCATGTGATGCGCGAGATGATCCTTGCCGAAAACGAGGCCGGACGACGCACCGCCCTCGACAAGCTGCTGCCGATGCAGCGCTCGGATTTCACCGAGCTGTTCGCGATCATGCACGGTCTGCCCGTTACCATCCGCCTGCTCGATCCGCCGCTGCACGAATTCCTGCCGAAGACCGACGCCGAGATCGCCGAAGTCGCCGCCGCCATGAACATATCGCCGGTCTTCCTGCGCCAGCGGGTCGATGCGCTGCATGAATTCAACCCGATGCTCGGCCATCGCGGCTGCCGGCTGGCGATTTCCCACCCCGAAATCGTCGAGATGCAGGCCCGGGCTATCTTCGAGGCGGCGGTCGCAGCGGCGCGCGCGACCGGGGCTGCGGTGGTGCCGGAAATCATGGTGCCGCTGGTCGGTCTCAAGTCCGAGCTCGACTACGTCAAGGCGTGCATCGATGCGGTTGCCGCCGCAGTGATGGGCGAGGCGGGCATGAGCATCGACTATCTCGTCGGCACGATGATCGAATTGCCGCGCGCAGCCCTCAGGGCCCACGTCATCGCCGAGGCTGCCGAATTCTTCTCCTTCGGCACCAACGATCTTACCCAGACGACCTTCGGCATGTCGCGAGACGATGCCGCCGCCTTCATCCCCACCTATCAGCGCAAGGGGATCATCGAGCGCGACCCGTTCATCTCGCTGGATTTCGATGGGGTTGGCGAGCTGATCCAGATTGCCACGGAGCGCGGCCGGCGCACCCGGGGCGACATCAAGCTCGGCATCTGCGGCGAACATGGCGGCGATCCCGCCTCGATCCATTTTTGCGAATCGATCGATCTCGACTATGTCTCCTGCTCGCCATTTCGCGTGCCCATCGCAAGGCTTGCGGCCGCCCAGGCGACGATCAAGGGACGGAAGTGA
- a CDS encoding DUF1499 domain-containing protein, with translation MTIRFDRPISGAAKAARLVAAFALVLCILALLDHRFGPLTTPYLALFLLVSAALAAVAVLLAVIGLAQLWRTGAVAGVSSMKALVYAALPLALLGLATQRYVTRPQLFDVTTDLANPPAWLAQPRVDALWLSRDARITPATREAQGVAYPELTGRRYEGAMDRVLLAVRKVARQRGIAFVRAEGTEIRDPTIDDLPVKPQRGGPIVMAPDIGPIPMKRPEGVLEGEDPIAALIQRVTDVTLQGETRTKIIGLPLDVVIRLHEEAETTLVDIRIASRYGAHDLGVSAGVAEAYLKALDAELLGIAGN, from the coding sequence ATGACCATTCGTTTCGATCGACCTATCTCCGGTGCTGCAAAAGCGGCGCGACTGGTCGCCGCCTTCGCGCTGGTGCTGTGCATCCTGGCGTTGCTCGACCATCGCTTCGGGCCGTTGACCACGCCCTATCTCGCCCTTTTCCTGCTGGTGTCGGCAGCTCTTGCAGCCGTGGCAGTGCTTCTGGCTGTCATCGGCCTGGCGCAGCTCTGGAGAACCGGCGCGGTTGCCGGTGTCTCGTCGATGAAGGCGCTGGTCTATGCCGCCCTGCCGCTGGCGCTGCTTGGCCTTGCGACGCAACGATACGTCACCCGTCCGCAGCTTTTCGACGTGACCACCGACCTTGCCAATCCGCCGGCCTGGCTTGCCCAGCCGCGCGTCGATGCGCTCTGGCTTTCAAGGGACGCAAGGATCACGCCCGCCACCCGCGAGGCGCAGGGCGTAGCCTATCCGGAGCTGACGGGCCGGCGCTACGAGGGGGCGATGGACCGTGTGCTGCTGGCGGTGCGGAAAGTCGCGCGACAACGCGGCATCGCCTTCGTCAGGGCCGAAGGCACGGAGATCCGCGACCCCACCATCGACGACCTGCCGGTCAAGCCGCAGCGTGGCGGGCCGATTGTCATGGCGCCCGATATCGGCCCCATCCCGATGAAGCGGCCGGAGGGCGTGCTGGAAGGAGAGGACCCGATCGCCGCGCTGATACAGCGTGTCACCGACGTGACGCTGCAGGGCGAGACACGGACGAAAATCATCGGCCTGCCGCTCGACGTGGTCATCCGCCTGCACGAGGAGGCTGAGACGACGCTGGTCGATATCCGCATCGCATCGCGCTACGGCGCCCATGATCTGGGCGTCAGCGCCGGCGTGGCCGAGGCCTATCTGAAGGCGCTGGATGCGGAGCTTCTCGGCATCGCCGGTAACTAA
- a CDS encoding thiol-disulfide oxidoreductase DCC family protein has protein sequence MTMARTRDFSYRDDAAVPDFDDGRPIIVFDGHCVFCSAWVRFVLNQDRRDRYRFIAAQTPLGDALYRHYGLETRDYETNMLLENGRAYLKSDATLRVLAGLGLPWSLAGVARIVPRGWRDRLYGFIARHRLDIAGRLESCYVPTPQERARFLS, from the coding sequence ATGACCATGGCGCGCACAAGAGACTTCAGCTATCGCGACGATGCTGCCGTTCCCGATTTCGACGACGGACGGCCGATCATCGTCTTCGACGGCCATTGTGTGTTCTGTTCGGCCTGGGTTCGCTTCGTCCTCAACCAGGACCGCAGGGATCGCTACCGGTTCATCGCCGCGCAGACGCCGCTCGGCGATGCGCTCTATAGGCATTACGGCCTCGAGACCCGCGATTACGAGACGAACATGCTGCTCGAGAACGGTCGTGCCTATCTGAAATCCGATGCGACGCTGCGCGTGCTGGCCGGGCTCGGCCTGCCGTGGTCGCTGGCCGGCGTGGCGCGCATCGTTCCACGCGGATGGCGCGATAGGCTCTATGGCTTCATAGCCCGACACCGCCTCGATATCGCCGGTCGCCTCGAAAGCTGCTATGTGCCAACGCCGCAGGAGCGGGCGCGGTTCCTGTCATAG
- a CDS encoding MBL fold metallo-hydrolase yields the protein MASPDFDRSFDPGYGRGVPVAPGVERLTVENPSAFTFHGTNSYIVGAGSSVAVIDPGPDSAAHFKTLMAVLAGRTVSHILVSHTHRDHSPLARRLQQETGALTVGQGPHWAARPLHEGEINPFAESADMDFVPDITVADDETIFGDGFALTALLTPGHCANHACFALEGSGIVFSADHVMAWATSVVAPPDGAMADYMASLERLLSRDDKIFFPGHGGPVREPASFMRGLRTHRRMRERAIHERIKAGDRLISDMVRAIYRDTDVRLHGAAALSVLAHLEDLVEKGVVATDGPPSLLGTYRPAA from the coding sequence ATGGCAAGCCCCGATTTCGACCGCTCCTTCGATCCCGGCTATGGCCGTGGTGTGCCTGTGGCTCCCGGCGTCGAGCGGCTGACGGTCGAAAATCCCAGCGCCTTCACCTTTCATGGGACCAACAGCTATATCGTCGGCGCCGGATCATCGGTCGCGGTCATCGACCCCGGGCCGGACAGTGCTGCCCATTTCAAAACGCTGATGGCGGTGCTTGCCGGCCGCACCGTCAGCCATATCCTTGTCAGCCATACCCACCGCGACCACTCGCCGCTGGCACGGCGACTGCAGCAGGAAACGGGCGCGCTTACCGTCGGACAGGGACCGCACTGGGCCGCACGCCCGCTGCATGAGGGCGAAATCAATCCCTTCGCTGAGAGTGCCGACATGGATTTCGTGCCCGATATCACGGTGGCCGACGACGAGACGATTTTCGGTGACGGCTTTGCGCTGACGGCGCTTTTGACGCCCGGCCACTGTGCCAACCATGCCTGCTTTGCGCTGGAAGGATCCGGCATCGTGTTTTCGGCCGATCACGTCATGGCCTGGGCCACCAGCGTGGTAGCCCCGCCCGATGGGGCGATGGCCGATTACATGGCTTCGCTCGAGCGCTTGCTGTCGCGCGACGACAAGATCTTCTTTCCCGGCCATGGCGGGCCGGTGCGAGAACCGGCCTCTTTCATGCGCGGCCTGCGCACGCACCGGCGGATGCGCGAAAGGGCGATCCATGAGCGCATCAAGGCCGGCGACCGGCTGATTTCCGACATGGTGCGGGCAATCTACCGCGATACCGATGTTCGCCTGCATGGCGCCGCTGCGCTTTCCGTGCTGGCGCATCTGGAAGATCTGGTGGAGAAGGGAGTGGTCGCAACCGACGGCCCGCCGTCCCTGCTCGGCACCTACCGCCCGGCCGCCTGA
- a CDS encoding Fic family protein, with amino-acid sequence MTTEGMAMGYRRSLEWTGRISRSGESRKFRCGNNIGKTIADIAFYSYDKHHLFIGKESGKMASLASMEPLLPDSNRELEDLAIELTSAASRFAARLHPVLRASVGDLVRSMNCYYSNLIEGHNTLPIDIDRAMAGEYAAETEKRNLQLEARAHIEVQQLIDHGDMPFPVLSVAGICWLHGEFCRRLPDELLIVANPDTGEEIRMVPGELRTRHVRVGDHIAPEPAMIAPLLHRFVEAYSMNMLSKLQKIIGVGASHHRLAWIHPFFDGNGRVTRLFSHALLRDLGIGSELWSVSRGLARNVDDYKRLLARADQPRRGDLDGRGNLTQAGLTDFTTFFLSCCVDQVTFMEGLLQPEELLNRIEVWCAEEVQIQRLPKGSWPLLREAVLAGEFSRSQAQALTGYQERQARTVLTGLLERGMLVSDSPKGKVRLGFPLDVIERWLPSLYPAVR; translated from the coding sequence GTGACGACCGAGGGCATGGCGATGGGTTACAGACGAAGTCTGGAGTGGACTGGCCGCATCTCCCGGAGCGGCGAAAGCAGGAAATTCCGATGCGGCAATAACATCGGCAAAACGATTGCGGACATTGCCTTCTATAGCTATGATAAACATCATCTATTTATCGGAAAAGAAAGCGGCAAAATGGCTTCGCTTGCAAGCATGGAACCGTTGCTTCCTGACAGCAACCGGGAACTGGAAGACCTGGCAATCGAGCTGACATCGGCAGCCAGTCGTTTTGCCGCGCGACTGCATCCGGTTTTGCGCGCATCGGTTGGCGATTTGGTTCGCTCGATGAACTGCTACTATTCGAACCTCATCGAGGGACATAACACGCTACCAATCGATATCGATCGTGCGATGGCCGGCGAGTATGCGGCGGAGACTGAAAAGAGAAACCTGCAGCTCGAAGCACGCGCGCACATAGAGGTCCAGCAGCTCATCGACCACGGTGACATGCCGTTCCCGGTCCTGTCCGTGGCGGGAATCTGCTGGCTTCACGGCGAATTCTGCCGTCGCCTGCCGGACGAGTTGCTGATCGTCGCAAATCCTGACACCGGCGAGGAAATCAGAATGGTCCCCGGTGAGCTTCGGACGCGGCATGTCAGGGTTGGCGACCATATTGCGCCGGAACCCGCGATGATCGCGCCATTGCTTCATCGTTTTGTCGAAGCCTATTCCATGAATATGCTTTCCAAGCTTCAGAAGATCATCGGCGTCGGAGCATCCCATCATCGCCTCGCCTGGATTCATCCCTTCTTCGACGGCAACGGTCGCGTCACCCGCTTGTTTTCACATGCGCTGCTGCGGGACCTCGGAATAGGCTCGGAACTCTGGTCCGTGTCGCGCGGACTTGCACGAAACGTTGATGACTACAAACGCCTGCTGGCGCGGGCGGATCAGCCACGCCGCGGCGACCTCGATGGTCGAGGTAACCTTACACAGGCAGGCCTGACCGATTTCACCACGTTCTTCCTCTCGTGCTGCGTCGATCAGGTGACCTTCATGGAGGGATTGCTTCAGCCCGAAGAGTTACTGAACCGGATCGAAGTCTGGTGTGCCGAGGAAGTGCAGATTCAGCGCCTGCCCAAGGGTAGTTGGCCGCTGCTGCGCGAAGCGGTGCTGGCAGGAGAATTTTCCCGATCCCAGGCGCAGGCGCTCACCGGCTACCAGGAGAGACAAGCGCGTACGGTTCTGACCGGCCTGCTTGAACGGGGCATGCTGGTATCCGATAGCCCCAAGGGCAAAGTCCGCCTCGGCTTCCCACTCGATGTCATCGAGCGATGGCTTCCAAGTCTCTACCCTGCTGTTCGTTAG
- a CDS encoding D-alanyl-D-alanine carboxypeptidase family protein encodes MIGALLAARRWTAWVLVACLFASAPASATPVLVVDTATRQVLYQEDAGAPWYPASTTKLMTALVVFEALRAGQVSLTTPVVMTRNATKQAFLESGLTLGRTMTLEDALFAALTASANDVAVALSEAVAPDEASFVQRMNAEAVRLKMTGTHFSSPNGLFDRKNYTTARDLAILGMEIDQMFPEYRRFFAATAVTIDGKEIKSNNALLTSFNGTIGMKTGFLCASGRNYVGLATRNGRRVMVVLLGATTERERNERAALYLTQAFEGRLSPSGPVDDVQNRTDIAPEDMRIRLCTAKAAAYETSRDALYPMGLPGQETYLRDQIPGQVHEIRTWPTEIVPDVPAPSRRPS; translated from the coding sequence ATGATCGGAGCGCTGTTGGCGGCAAGGCGGTGGACGGCCTGGGTGTTGGTTGCTTGCCTTTTCGCAAGTGCGCCGGCCAGTGCCACGCCGGTGCTGGTTGTCGATACGGCAACACGCCAGGTCCTGTACCAGGAGGACGCAGGCGCGCCATGGTATCCGGCCTCGACGACCAAGCTGATGACGGCGCTGGTTGTTTTCGAAGCCCTGCGCGCCGGTCAGGTCAGCCTTACGACACCTGTGGTCATGACGCGCAATGCCACGAAGCAGGCTTTTCTCGAATCCGGCCTGACCCTTGGGCGAACGATGACGCTCGAGGACGCGCTGTTTGCGGCGCTCACGGCATCGGCCAACGATGTCGCCGTCGCCCTTTCCGAAGCGGTGGCGCCTGATGAGGCGTCGTTCGTCCAGCGCATGAACGCGGAGGCCGTGCGCCTCAAAATGACCGGCACCCACTTTTCCAGTCCCAACGGCCTGTTCGACCGGAAAAACTATACTACCGCACGCGATCTTGCGATCTTGGGAATGGAGATCGACCAGATGTTTCCCGAGTACCGGCGCTTCTTCGCAGCGACGGCTGTGACGATCGATGGCAAGGAGATCAAGTCCAACAATGCGTTGCTTACCAGCTTCAATGGCACGATCGGCATGAAGACCGGCTTCCTCTGTGCTTCAGGTCGAAACTATGTCGGGCTGGCCACGCGGAACGGGCGGCGTGTGATGGTGGTCCTTCTCGGCGCCACGACGGAGCGGGAGCGCAACGAACGGGCGGCGCTGTATCTGACGCAGGCCTTCGAGGGCCGGCTGTCTCCGTCAGGACCCGTCGACGATGTCCAAAATCGCACCGATATCGCACCGGAGGACATGCGTATCCGCCTCTGCACGGCCAAAGCAGCAGCCTATGAGACCAGTCGCGATGCGCTTTACCCGATGGGCTTGCCGGGCCAGGAGACCTATCTGCGCGACCAGATCCCCGGCCAGGTCCACGAGATCAGAACGTGGCCCACAGAAATCGTACCCGACGTGCCAGCCCCTTCGCGCCGTCCCTCGTGA
- a CDS encoding RibD family protein, with protein sequence MRPRVICLMLTSPDGSLHPSRWTTSPDGSRSDWSALYEKVHKAHDANAWMVGRVTMAEISKAGAHPPAAPFDVRRPHHFANTAATSFAIALDRSGKLHFSSDALYGDHVVVLLGRDVPDSHLAELTADGVSYVVSETPEMDIGAMLDLIGRELGITRILLEGGAAVNGSLMAAGLVDELSFVVAPALEAREGSDRIIAYGEEGLTGKAELSLISCEPLGHGALHLRYAVKRPQ encoded by the coding sequence ATGAGACCTCGCGTTATTTGCCTCATGCTCACATCGCCGGATGGCAGCTTGCATCCGAGCCGTTGGACGACAAGCCCGGATGGGAGCCGCTCCGACTGGTCGGCGCTTTATGAGAAGGTCCACAAGGCACACGATGCCAATGCCTGGATGGTCGGGCGCGTGACGATGGCCGAGATTTCCAAGGCCGGCGCCCATCCGCCAGCGGCACCCTTCGATGTCAGGCGGCCGCATCACTTCGCCAATACCGCCGCCACGAGTTTCGCGATTGCGCTTGACCGCTCCGGCAAGCTGCATTTTTCCAGCGACGCGCTCTATGGAGACCATGTCGTCGTGCTGCTCGGACGCGACGTGCCCGACAGCCATCTGGCCGAACTCACCGCCGACGGCGTCTCCTATGTCGTGTCGGAAACGCCCGAAATGGACATCGGCGCGATGCTCGACCTCATCGGCCGCGAACTCGGCATCACCCGCATTTTGCTGGAAGGCGGTGCTGCCGTGAATGGCTCGCTGATGGCTGCCGGACTGGTGGACGAACTCAGTTTCGTCGTTGCGCCGGCGCTTGAGGCACGCGAAGGCAGCGACCGCATCATCGCCTACGGCGAGGAAGGCCTGACGGGGAAAGCCGAGCTCTCGCTGATCTCCTGCGAACCCCTCGGCCACGGCGCATTGCATCTGCGCTATGCGGTAAAGCGGCCGCAGTGA